A DNA window from Bacillus sp. E(2018) contains the following coding sequences:
- a CDS encoding type II secretion system protein, translated as MFNKLLKKYAKNEKGLTLIELLVVIVILGIIAAIAVVSIGGIIGNTKDKAKVTEAVQIINAAKLKHSTDGVYPPGGWDYTSSSTDTNGLNDYVSSLKDKVWTVTWDSATKAYSLTGHDGAKIVKSSYTDTSVVPESEYTDYLDK; from the coding sequence ATGTTTAACAAACTTTTGAAAAAGTATGCAAAAAATGAAAAAGGTTTAACTCTTATTGAGTTGCTAGTTGTCATCGTAATTTTAGGGATTATTGCAGCTATTGCAGTGGTAAGTATTGGTGGGATAATTGGCAACACAAAAGATAAAGCGAAAGTTACCGAGGCTGTTCAAATTATTAATGCGGCTAAGTTAAAGCATTCAACAGATGGGGTTTATCCTCCAGGAGGTTGGGATTATACTTCATCATCAACTGATACTAATGGATTAAATGACTATGTAAGTAGTTTAAAAGATAAAGTTTGGACTGTAACATGGGATTCTGCTACAAAAGCTTATAGTTTAACTGGACATGACGGAGCAAAAATTGTTAAAAGCTCATATACTGATACTTCAGTTGTTCCGGAATCGGAATATACTGATTACTTAGATAAGTAA